The following DNA comes from Chrysemys picta bellii isolate R12L10 chromosome 25, ASM1138683v2, whole genome shotgun sequence.
TTGGAGGAAGCAATCCCTGCCCAGCACAGGCTGTCCACACGCTGACcgtggtttgacttcctctttagCGCCTCGCCACATTCCTAACTTCCTTGTTATTTTAATCTCATTCACAGTAAATAGGTCACTGCgtgttctccctcttctcttagCGGGCTCAGACGTTGTGTCTTCTTAGCCTGCTGACCCATTTGCTTCTCTTATTTAGCACACACATTCTGGTTTCAACCTGATGATTGATTTACAACCCTAATTCTAGCTTCCAAAAAAATGAGATCTCCCTCCCTCTGTTAAGCCaactacaccccacccccactccccaggtGCAGCAATAAGGTTGTGATGTGTtgaagagcagctggaggaactcAAAGGTATGTTACATTAGCTGCCTTAACACCTCTCTTCCTTGCTTTCGCCGTAGCGATGCTGTGTGCAGTGATCttcactcacccacccaccctaGCGATTTGGGGTATTCCTTTCCCAGTTCTTAAGGAAGTATCTTCAACCCAGCCAGGGCTGCTTTCTTGCAGGAGGCAAGAGCCAGATGCCCAGCTGAACAGCTTTTGTTTGGACAGCATCTAGAGGAGCGGGCCCCTCTAAAGAGGAGGTGCTGGTGGACCCTGCTTTCACTCCGCTAAGACGGCTCAGGAGCGGCTAAAGCCTTTAAGCCTCCACACACGAGCTACTTTGTCCAAGCGGGTGGTGGGCATCCCTGAGAACCTGCAGGACTCCTGCTCTTTGATAAGCCAGTGGCACAGACCAGCACCTAGGACTACAGGGGTAACCTTGGTCATTCTGAAACTAGTGTAGCTGTGCAGGAGCCCAGCCCCTGCGCCACATTCTGCTCTTCAACAAAGCAACAGCTGGTGCAGTGAAAATCCTGAGCTCTATGGGTGGCGTTGTTCAGAGGCTCAGGCTAACTAGACTATGTCAGACAGGCCTTCTGCTCTCCAACCAACCACTGCTTTGGAGAAGAGCCTAGATCGCACAAGCTGTGGTCACGCTCAGCTCAGCAGGCTGGAATGCTCTAGTACTGAACAAAGAGGGAGAAAACAGAACTCAACCAAATAATGGAGATCAAACTCCCTGCAGGCACCTTTGATGTTGTCCAGGTAGTTCTTAAGGCTAATAAGGGGGTCTGGGAGATTAAGACTCCCTGTGTCTTTGATTAACTACCTCAAACTGACTTTGAAACCCTTCAAAAGAAGGGATTCAGGCTATACTCACATTGTATGGAAAGTTTAGGGGTAGAGATGTCCTCTATTGGAGGCTAAGAGCTTGAACTCTTAAATGCAACCTGCAGTGAGGCACTGCCGTAAGCCATTACAGACCACATACATTACAGTTGAAACTGTAGAGAACGTGGTCGCCCGTGTAACCTTAGTTTGGCCACACCTGCCTGATACTTTCTAGGTGCAGGCTGGTTTTGCCCCAGAGGCTGTGTAGTCAGGCTAGTGAGAGGAAGATGAGCCATGTGTGGGGGCTATCAGGAATCTTATTTTAATCCTCCAAGCTCCAGTGCTTACCCTAATTGTTACTTGTAATGCCCATTGAATCTATCAGTGGCTAGACTGTTGGTTGCCAACAATGCCAAGCGACAGACCTCAGCAAGCTACAACTAGCCAGCAGTCTGGTCCTATGCCTCCTAATGCCACAGCAGTCTTTGCTACATCAGCAGCCACCCCTTTGCATCTGTATGCCCTCTGGCTTTCTCTAGGGGCATGTCCTCCTTCTCTGGAGGTCTTGTCCCAAAGCAGTCATGTGCCCAGCTCTAGTCAAATGGGTGGTTCTGTTAAACCTGAGAGATGTAAGTGCCTCAAGTTTGATAAAGATATGGGACTGCAGTGGCACATAGTCCCTCAAGTGGTCTAAGTGAGGCCTAGAATTTACACTACCATCTGTACCCCAGCTAGACTGCTCCTGAGATGGAGCAAGTCATGAAAGTGCAGTAGGAAGGACAGAAGGTTGAATTTCAGGTCACTAGATGTGGCCCAAATGCCCTCCCAGAGTTTGCTGCAAGGCCTGCTACTGGAAGGAGAAGGTAGTGTAAAGTTAAACAGCATTACCCCAATCAGAGATCTCTGGGGCATGGGGAACTAGTGCTGACTGCAGATTACAGCCATTTCAAGGCTGGCCTCAGGGTGTTCCCTCCATGGCTAGAGCTAGGAGGGGCTAGTTAGAGGGCCCATGAGGAGCAGTGGCAGCAACTCCCTAGGTCCTAGTTCATCTCAGAACCACTGATCTTGAGGAAGCCAATGGCTGGAGCTAATGAGGGTAAACTCCTAGTCTCaagaagctggggaggggagaatccACACCCTGCAGAGGAAGGCCCTCATGTGCACCAGCAACCCAGGGCAGCTTCTCCAAGAATGCTGGACATGCCTAGGAGGGAGAATCATTGACCTTCATGCCTGAGCATCTCCCTCAGAACAAAACAAGCAGAGGCCTTTGTTTCAATGCAAGTACAGCTTTTATTGTGAGCAACAACATGTTCTTCCCCGCTACAGGAGTCAGGGCCAGGGCACTTAGTATTAGGCAGGAAGGGAATCCTATGTGAGCCATTATTCTAGTCCAGAAAGAGCAGCAGTCCTGGGCACCCTCTTAAGAGATCAGGGCTCTTAAGAAGAGTTTCCTTGGTTGAGTGGAGAGAACCCAACCTAGTCAGCTTGACTTGGGTCAGTGGTTGGTTGTGGTGGCACTTGGAGAGAAAGCAGTTGCTTAAGGCTGGAGTAGCTTGTAGAACCTTTAACTGGACTAAGCCACATTTGCTTGGGATCGGCAGTGAACAACATCTCATAGGAAATGACCAGTTGGGTCAGAAATCCTTGACAGGGGAGCTGCCATCTTATTTAGCTCTTTACTGTGCCGCTGGAGAATTTGCAGGCCACTAAGACAGACTGAGAACGCAACATGTGCTCAACTGCCTACTGCTaccacctgaatggagtctagaagACAAGGTCAGGGTTGAAGCTGGTTGCTAAAGAGAAGTGGTCTAGGCTTCGGAGGTGCTGGGCAAATGCTCTGAAGACTCAGGCTGTTGCCTAGAGATGGCAAACTAGGCCCCCCAGCTTGAAAGCTGGGCCTTTGACCCCCAAAATGGGATCTCTTGACTAGTCAGAGGGAATCAGTTTTGCTGGTAAGCCTCTGACCCTGCCCACAGGCAGGTTTGGGAGACAGCCACACCTGTGAGATGCAGGATAAGTTTCTCCTCCCCAAGTGTTTAGTGGGATAGAACAAACCTAAGCAAGGCAAGATGGATGCCAGGACTGAGGCATTTGTGTCCAAACACCAAGTGCTGCTATCTAGATATGGAGCCAGGCTAGATATGTGACAGGAAGTGACAAGTGGCATGAGTTACCCAAACCCCCCCATGAAGCTCTATGCTTAGGAGAGCCCCTTTGAGTCCTTAATCTGCAGGACATGACTCCATCTCCATTtcctcctgctgcttgcctgatgGGGCGAAGGGTCCCACTAACCAAGAATGGGGGACATTATGCGCCACCTGCTCCATCAGTTCATCCACCAGCTTGCGGGCCTTGGTCACTCGTTCACGGCTCTGGGCCAAGACGCTGCCAGTCAAGTCATGGAAGGAGCCGGCAGCGGAGAACGAAGCACGTAGTTCTTCGACGTGGTGACGAACCAGTTGCACCTTGTCCTGGAGGTCAGCAGGGAGGCCTTGCAGGCTGGACACCAGAGTCAGGCAGGTGGTCTGCAGTTGCTGGGTGAGGCTGCGGGACATGGCCAGCGCCTGCTCCTCTACCTGCTGCAAACAAACAGGGGTCAAGTCAGAAGTTAATCTGGACACCAGGCTTCCCCCACACCAAGGAGACTGGAGTCACCCTCTTGTGACCTACCTCTGGCTGCACAGAGCCTGTCTCCTTACTCTGACTTGGCTGCCTCTGGCTCCACTCCAACCACATCTGGTGCAGCTTCTCCTGGCCATCACGGATCTTCTGATCAACACCCTGCTTGGCGTGCTCCATCTGGAAGGGAAGAGATATCTGGGATCAGCACCAGGAAGGGACCTTGCCAAGCCAGGAGTGACTGGAGGTGCTTCAGAGGAGTCCAGGGGCATGTGTGTGGCCCACGGCTGTGTTCCTACCAGTTCGATGGTTTGGTGGAGCTGGGACAGAACCTCCTGGGTGCTCTGCCGGGCATGCCTCAGCTTGCCCAGGGAGTGCTGGTAGGCTCGGTGGCGGAGCTTGGTGGACAGGGACCCCAGGCGCACGAagtaactctgctgctgcttctgctgctccaCGGACGCCATGTCGAAGCCTTCCACAGAGGTGGCCAGTTTAGCTGGAAGCAGAGAGCGGAGGGTTAGTGGTGCCCGGCGGCGGCGATGGCAAGGGAGGTATGGGCTAGGCCTGCACCTCCTCTAGAGTTGCCAATAATGCCTCTAGCTTGGTAACCTGCTTAGTGTTGAGTGTACTAAGCCGCTGTGCCACTTCGTCTCTACGGGTGGGACACCCCGTACCCCATGGTCACTTTATACAGTTGACACATTGTCAGACGCACTCCAGAGGAGTCATTTGAAAACCTCAATCTGTGGAATAGCAGCAGCCTGTTGAGCTGTGTAGTTTCTACTGTAGGATTGTCCCTGAACAGTTGTAACTCCAGGCAATGCCCATGCACCAGTTTCTCAGAGGCAGACACCAGCAAGGGGTTTAAAataccccccccccgcacacacacagctttctccaacaggggaggaggggtgcaTGAGAAATTTATATCCTGTCACTGTTTGAGCCTCACATACCCAGGAGACTTTGCATCCTGTGGGGTGCAAATCCTCAGAGGGGAGAAAGGTATAATAGACAGTGACCTCCGCAGCAGTGCTCCACCTCCCATCTCTGCTCATGACCTGCAGGGACTTGCTGGTGACATGGAAGTAAGGGGAGGGGGGCCCTGGCTGGAAGGTGTTAGCTGgaggtccccctgccccccaaaatgtttttatttctctttaaccaattctgacttgtgCCTGGTcacttaaaaaaaccacacacaaaaaaaaacaccctattGTATTGTTTCATCTTGACCACAGATAGTGGGTAGAGCCCCCCTTAGGGGAGGGTagagccccccccagctctgccccatcccctgcagttGGAGCCCCTGagatcccctgcccctcccccatggccaGCTGAAGGGGGCTCAGTGCTGGAGTAGCCCtaggccagccacagccatgcaGCCACTACGGGGTAAGAGCAGCTTTTCATTAGGCTGCAGGTaggttctgggggggcctggggcaatgGTATTTGCTACtctgcttcctgggttcatcagtaatgtCCCTGCACTCCAGGGAGTTTCCCCGATGACCCCAGGACCCAGATAGCAAATACCGCTGCCTCAGCCCCCCTGGAACCTGCctggggcataataaagcaaaaagctcccccccccccccgcccccaaaccccCCTGCAACTGGGTCTGGTGGCAGGGGATGCTGAGCCTCCCTTGGCTGTTTATACCCACTGCCCAGAATCTTAGGGTGTTTGGatttgaatggggggggggggggggacaacaaGGACAGTGCAACATTTCCCAGTGTTGGCATGACCAATGAGTCAGGAGCTTGCACAGTCCAGGAAGATACGGAGCTGCACAAAGGTGTATGGGTCTGGGGAACAAGGCTGGGCTAAGAACTTGTGGGTGTTGCCCTGTTTGTAGTTCATGAGGGGCTGCAAGCGCACGCCTGTGGGGAACTGGGGTGAATTTACATGCTGAAGGCAgcgtgagcagaccaggagtggctGTTTGGCAGGGTAAAAGGCACCACAGGCTAGAATTCAGGGGACACCACTGTTCTCAACAGGCCAGATTGTCTTCCTGTGATAGTCTCAGGGTACAATGCACTTGGACTACAGGCAGCAAGTATCCTTGTTTCACAGACTGGGGAGAGGCTCTGCCATGAAGGGATTTGCTGAAGGGCACCTGGCCTCCCAGGGGAGGAGTCAGGAATAGACTGACCAGCCCAATCCTACTCCAGTACTCTAGCCCTTAGATACAGCTGGGGCTAAGTTCCCCCTTTGAGTGACACCTCTACACAGGAGAGATTGGGACCATGCATTGTTCAGGTGGTCACCAGGTAACAGGAGATGCCAAGAGATCCAGTAATTCActaatctccccctccctcccccccccccccattctattAGAATCTACAAGCTTCAGAGACAGATTGGTTTAGCCACCTGCTTAGATGGTTTCTTGGCCACAAGCTGCTCTCCTAGTGGTTCTCCATGCTCAGAGCACCCTGTACAGAACAGGTCTCCCTTGAGGCTTCCAGGTATTGAGGGAGGGGTCTGTGTTGTCCCCCTCCCAGATCTATGCTTCCCACCTCACAGCAAACAGCATCTTCCAGGGAAGCTGGCACGGTGCCCCAGGTACAGAGGTTGTACATTCTGTTATGGAGACTGCGGTAGTTTCTCCTAGGGCTTAACTGTGGGGACCTCAAGGCATCTTATCAGGAAATTAAACCCAACCTTGTAGGCTGGATGCTTCAACTGAAGCCATGAACCCAACTGCAGCTGGCATTAGCCAGACAGACCCAGCTGGTCtcttctcaccccctccccacctgaaGCGGCCTCCTGCCGTAGTGCACAGGcaaagagcagctgctgctgccgccgtcTTACCTAGTTCCTCATCGGTCATAGGAAGGTAGTGATCCACCAGCTCTTCTGACTTGCCCAGCACAGCACCCATGCTGCTCACCACCATCTGGCCCACAGCTGAGCCCATGACTGTGTTCACACCACTGGTCACAGCTGATCTGGTCAGCTCCACGCTCCCCTGGACAGCCCCTTTGGTCATGTCCACCATCCCAGTCATGGTGTTGCTCACGGCATCTTTGGCACCAGTCACCGTGGCAGTCACCAGGTCTTTGGTATTGGAGATTATCTAGATAGAGGTCAGAGGTTAGATCAGATAAGACAAGACCTCAAGCCAGTGTTAGAATATTGCAAGGGCGGGGAGGAAGATGTGAGGTTTGCTTCCCTCCCCACTGTCCAAGGGGAAGTCCTTTGGTTTCTGTACCCCCATCCCAAGTTTTAAAAAAGTCTTCCTTAAGGGCCCATCTAGATTAGACACATTTGCATTGTGCAGAGCTACATCAGAGCAAGTGCCCATGTTCCATCAGCACAGCATGACTGCCGTAAGGTTTG
Coding sequences within:
- the LOC101933739 gene encoding perilipin-3-like isoform X1 translates to MSCLGRRPLLLIAAGALAAARFAIQTGRSGVDSTMASNDPSAASPKDEEQENIANRVANLPLVSSAYDMVSTAYTSTKESYPYVKSVCDVAEKGMKTMAAAAVSGAQPILSKLEPQISTANEYACRGLDKLEEKLPILQQPTDKIISNTKDLVTATVTGAKDAVSNTMTGMVDMTKGAVQGSVELTRSAVTSGVNTVMGSAVGQMVVSSMGAVLGKSEELVDHYLPMTDEELAKLATSVEGFDMASVEQQKQQQSYFVRLGSLSTKLRHRAYQHSLGKLRHARQSTQEVLSQLHQTIELMEHAKQGVDQKIRDGQEKLHQMWLEWSQRQPSQSKETGSVQPEQVEEQALAMSRSLTQQLQTTCLTLVSSLQGLPADLQDKVQLVRHHVEELRASFSAAGSFHDLTGSVLAQSRERVTKARKLVDELMEQVAHNVPHSWLVGPFAPSGKQQEEMEMESCPAD
- the LOC101933739 gene encoding perilipin-3-like isoform X3 produces the protein MASNDPSAASPKDEEQENIANRVANLPLVSSAYDMVSTAYTSTKESYPYVKSVCDVAEKGMKTMAAAAVSGAQPILSKLEPQISTANEYACRGLDKLEEKLPILQQPTDKIISNTKDLVTATVTGAKDAVSNTMTGMVDMTKGAVQGSVELTRSAVTSGVNTVMGSAVGQMVVSSMGAVLGKSEELVDHYLPMTDEELAKLATSVEGFDMASVEQQKQQQSYFVRLGSLSTKLRHRAYQHSLGKLRHARQSTQEVLSQLHQTIELMEHAKQGVDQKIRDGQEKLHQMWLEWSQRQPSQSKETGSVQPEQVEEQALAMSRSLTQQLQTTCLTLVSSLQGLPADLQDKVQLVRHHVEELRASFSAAGSFHDLTGSVLAQSRERVTKARKLVDELMEQVAHNVPHSWLVGPFAPSGKQQEEMEMESCPAD
- the LOC101933739 gene encoding perilipin-3-like isoform X2, which translates into the protein MSCLGRRPLLLIAAGALAAARFAIQTGRSGVDSTMASNDPSAASPKDEEQENIANRVANLPLVSSAYDMVSTAYTSTKESYPYVKSVCDVAEKGMKTMAAAAVSGAQPILSKLEPQISTANEYACRGLDKLEEKLPILQQPTDKIISNTKDLVTATVTGAKDAVSNTMTGMVDMTKGAVQGSVELTRSAVTSGVNTVMGSAVGQMVVSSMGAVLGKSEELVDHYLPMTDEELAKLATSVEGFDMASVEQQKQQQSYFVRLGSLSTKLRHRAYQHSLGKLRHARQSTQEVLSQLHQTIELMEHAKQGVDQKIRDGQEKLHQMWLEWSQRQPSQSKETGSVQPEVEEQALAMSRSLTQQLQTTCLTLVSSLQGLPADLQDKVQLVRHHVEELRASFSAAGSFHDLTGSVLAQSRERVTKARKLVDELMEQVAHNVPHSWLVGPFAPSGKQQEEMEMESCPAD